In uncultured Bacteroides sp., the following proteins share a genomic window:
- a CDS encoding RNA polymerase sigma-70 factor, with amino-acid sequence MRQRKELFLEKLNERHISAYKLLYENYYKALVIFAMNFVVQREIAEDIVQELFVSIWEKGMKFISVVAFKSFLYRSIKNACLNHIKHMDVEDKYTSSIQLNNEDEIGYDPEIEEEEIYRQLFIVIDKLPPRCHEIFEMHLSGKRNDEIADILNISLGTVKTQKKRAIKFIKENIAPFYLLLILPDIL; translated from the coding sequence ATGAGACAAAGAAAAGAGTTGTTTTTAGAAAAGCTCAACGAGAGACATATTAGTGCTTATAAACTCTTATATGAGAACTATTATAAAGCTCTTGTGATATTTGCTATGAATTTTGTTGTTCAACGGGAAATAGCAGAAGACATAGTACAAGAACTCTTTGTCTCAATCTGGGAAAAAGGAATGAAATTCATTTCTGTCGTTGCATTCAAATCCTTCCTCTACAGGTCAATAAAAAATGCATGCTTAAATCATATCAAGCATATGGATGTTGAAGATAAGTATACCTCGTCAATACAACTAAATAATGAAGATGAGATAGGATATGATCCGGAAATTGAAGAAGAAGAGATCTACCGTCAACTATTTATTGTTATAGACAAGCTACCTCCCCGTTGCCATGAAATATTTGAGATGCATTTAAGCGGCAAACGGAATGATGAAATTGCTGATATCTTGAATATTTCTTTGGGAACTGTTAAAACCCAAAAGAAAAGAGCTATTAAGTTCATTAAAGAAAACATAGCACCCTTCTATCTCCTATTAATCTTGCCTGACATATTGTAG
- a CDS encoding FecR domain-containing protein, whose translation MDKIQDKIEKLIVHHLLGAITSKEQEELDAWINQSPSNKAFFDKICSEKAFEAKYNLYKNVDSEQAFDNFLKKTGNKKPSKFPIHKILKYAAILVLPLTIATITLLMHKSNLNEDGKELSLIFPGKPQATLILEDGKFITLNPKYSKQIREGISLLAINAPSGISYSNNNDSSLLNKNNILRTPRGGEYTVKLSDGTIVHLNSASQLKYPVLFGEKSRIVYLTGEAYFDIAKDKKRPFYVVTNDISIRQYGTSFNVDSYSPDFVRVVLVRGSIGVLTQNPQAEYLLKESQMAEYSKIDKSVTIKDVNVYPYIAWNEGRLVFENKSLGDIMSTLSLWYDMNVHFENQNLKNINFTGNIKRDASIGDMMNAIKYTTDVDIHIHGKDVLISKKPQY comes from the coding sequence ATGGATAAAATACAGGATAAAATCGAAAAATTAATTGTTCATCACCTTCTTGGAGCAATAACATCCAAGGAACAGGAAGAATTGGATGCATGGATAAACCAGTCTCCATCCAATAAAGCTTTCTTTGATAAAATATGCTCGGAAAAGGCATTCGAAGCGAAGTACAATCTATATAAAAATGTAGATTCAGAACAGGCATTCGATAACTTTCTTAAAAAGACAGGTAATAAGAAACCTTCAAAGTTCCCAATTCATAAGATTCTGAAGTATGCAGCAATCCTTGTGTTGCCGTTAACTATAGCAACTATAACGCTGCTTATGCATAAGTCTAATTTGAATGAAGATGGAAAAGAGCTGTCTCTGATATTTCCTGGAAAGCCACAAGCTACTTTAATTCTCGAGGACGGTAAATTTATAACGCTAAACCCTAAATACTCCAAACAAATCAGGGAAGGCATTTCTTTATTGGCAATCAATGCGCCATCGGGCATTTCATATTCAAACAACAATGACTCAAGTCTTCTCAATAAAAATAATATTCTGAGAACTCCCAGAGGTGGAGAATATACCGTAAAACTCTCAGACGGAACAATTGTGCATTTGAATTCAGCCAGTCAGCTAAAGTATCCGGTTTTATTTGGAGAAAAGTCCAGAATTGTTTATTTGACCGGGGAAGCTTATTTCGATATTGCTAAAGATAAAAAACGTCCGTTTTATGTTGTAACAAACGACATCAGCATACGGCAATACGGGACTTCATTTAATGTAGATTCATATTCTCCAGACTTTGTCCGGGTTGTTTTGGTAAGAGGAAGCATTGGAGTACTCACCCAGAATCCACAAGCCGAATATCTTTTGAAAGAATCTCAGATGGCTGAATATAGCAAGATTGATAAATCGGTTACTATAAAAGATGTAAATGTTTATCCTTATATAGCATGGAATGAAGGACGACTTGTCTTTGAAAATAAAAGTCTCGGGGATATTATGTCAACCTTATCTCTTTGGTATGATATGAATGTTCATTTTGAAAATCAAAATCTGAAAAACATTAATTTCACTGGTAATATTAAAAGGGATGCATCTATCGGAGATATGATGAATGCCATTAAATATACAACAGATGTAGACATACATATTCATGGAAAAGATGTATTAATAAGTAAAAAACCTCAATATTAG
- a CDS encoding TonB-dependent receptor plug domain-containing protein: MKNKRHRFLSIGILLFCFLSFISNNAVASDPSVGDKVTLNLKDVTIKIFLEEIQKQTNLNFVYNADHAKSLKLITVKAKDESVISVLNRALAGSGFTYKIEGNMIMIRYQAGKARLKSRNQKLSLTIKVTDETGREPLTMAVCSIKSLGIFAVTDNNGITELKGVPDNEEVNLEISYLGYESYKQALSLMKDVQLNIKMKQTSLQLKEVSVVAKNSAAGVSTSSSIGRQAIDHLQAVSLADIMQLVPGNLMTNTDLTSKSNLQIRTLTNNTTNAFGSTVIVDGVPVSSNANMGAQGSYSQTEFSGTDLRQISADNIESVEVIRGIPSAEYGDLTSGAVIVKTKTGYTPWQIKGKVNPSTNNFSLGKGFKLKNNWGTLNTNADYAQAWGDPRTKTKSFDRYSASVNYTKDFFKIWRTSTSVNYSGLVDWSGNDPDQINDGTFTKEKSATISINHNGKIGINKLLSRTLSYTLGLSYSQGENRRNTIVSNSTGFLPILTATETGYHQVPFETSSYKAAGGSKSYPKSFYFKLSNSFYYNLKSLYQRFNMGVEYKNESNSGIGYYNDNDRYPLQPNNNGRPRSYSDIPALNQVSGYLEDNIRWKFGKRTFKLQLGGRFTSLQPGKEEQTFSFSPRINTSVNISSWLEMRGGFGINSKTPGLIHLYPDKKYTDRISVNYLPVGKPAEQLVMYHTMVYDTQRTQGLKNANNTKYELGFDIKLPKNRKLSIIAYQDKTGNGFGPLTEYYTYASNVYTKDKGLITSPGQATTVAWNNPARIDTVFSTTGKIGNTNVSINKGIEMDLDLGEIPAIRSAFYLTGAYMQTEGYSNGLNTSDPSNLPSKYSISNTTPFKIVYPSGSSKDINRRLSTNLRMVCNIPSLRMVASLATQVIWYTYTNTTNQKMDPIGWIDTDLSYHEITTSMLNDPNYTIKEVLLSKQRRNPKNNPAASEPVLWMMSGRLTKELGKNSGFSFYANNLFYYEPFKSNNLTTTLSQRNEGSFSFGVELFFNF, encoded by the coding sequence ATGAAAAATAAACGACACAGGTTTCTATCAATAGGAATATTACTTTTCTGTTTTCTATCATTCATATCAAACAATGCAGTTGCTTCTGATCCTTCAGTTGGGGATAAAGTAACATTGAATTTAAAGGATGTAACAATTAAGATTTTTCTGGAAGAGATACAGAAACAAACCAATTTAAATTTCGTATATAATGCTGATCATGCAAAATCGCTTAAACTTATTACAGTTAAAGCAAAGGATGAAAGTGTTATAAGTGTACTGAACAGAGCTTTGGCTGGTTCCGGATTCACTTATAAGATTGAGGGAAATATGATAATGATCAGATATCAGGCAGGAAAAGCCAGATTAAAATCCAGGAATCAAAAACTAAGCCTAACAATAAAAGTTACAGATGAAACAGGAAGAGAGCCTTTAACTATGGCTGTCTGTTCCATAAAATCACTGGGAATATTTGCTGTTACTGACAACAATGGTATCACAGAATTAAAAGGGGTACCTGATAATGAGGAAGTCAATCTGGAGATATCATATCTTGGATATGAAAGCTACAAGCAAGCACTTTCTTTAATGAAAGATGTGCAGTTGAATATAAAAATGAAGCAAACTTCACTTCAGCTAAAAGAGGTATCTGTTGTGGCCAAAAACAGTGCGGCTGGTGTATCAACAAGTTCAAGTATCGGCAGACAAGCTATAGACCATCTACAGGCTGTAAGTTTAGCTGATATTATGCAACTGGTTCCGGGAAACCTGATGACAAACACAGATCTAACTTCCAAATCAAACCTGCAAATCAGAACACTGACAAATAACACAACAAATGCTTTTGGTTCCACAGTTATTGTAGACGGAGTTCCTGTTTCAAGCAATGCAAACATGGGAGCTCAGGGTAGTTATAGTCAAACAGAGTTTTCAGGTACCGATTTACGACAAATCAGCGCAGACAATATAGAGTCGGTAGAGGTTATCCGAGGTATTCCTTCTGCAGAATATGGCGACTTAACATCTGGTGCGGTAATTGTAAAAACAAAGACTGGTTACACACCCTGGCAAATAAAAGGAAAGGTAAACCCTTCAACAAATAACTTTTCATTGGGAAAAGGTTTTAAGTTAAAAAACAACTGGGGAACACTGAATACAAATGCAGATTATGCCCAGGCATGGGGTGACCCAAGAACTAAAACCAAATCATTTGACCGTTACAGTGCAAGTGTAAACTACACAAAAGACTTCTTTAAGATATGGAGAACCAGTACCAGTGTGAATTACTCTGGTTTGGTTGACTGGTCAGGAAATGATCCTGATCAGATAAATGATGGAACATTTACAAAAGAAAAAAGCGCTACAATATCAATAAACCATAATGGGAAAATTGGTATCAACAAGCTATTATCCCGTACTTTAAGTTATACATTAGGCTTATCTTATAGCCAAGGCGAAAACAGACGTAATACGATAGTTAGTAACTCAACCGGTTTTTTGCCAATACTTACGGCTACTGAAACAGGCTATCATCAGGTACCTTTCGAGACTTCTTCTTATAAAGCAGCAGGAGGAAGTAAGAGTTATCCAAAAAGTTTTTATTTTAAATTATCAAACTCGTTCTATTACAACCTGAAAAGTCTTTATCAAAGATTTAATATGGGGGTTGAATACAAAAATGAGTCAAACAGCGGAATAGGTTATTATAATGACAATGACCGATATCCATTGCAACCAAATAACAATGGACGCCCACGTTCATATAGTGATATACCCGCATTGAATCAGGTTTCAGGTTATCTTGAAGACAATATCCGATGGAAATTTGGAAAAAGAACATTCAAGTTACAATTAGGAGGAAGATTTACTTCATTACAACCTGGAAAAGAAGAACAAACATTTTCTTTTTCTCCGCGTATAAACACATCAGTAAATATCTCGTCCTGGCTTGAGATGAGAGGAGGTTTTGGTATTAATTCTAAAACTCCGGGATTGATTCATTTATATCCAGACAAAAAATATACAGACAGAATTTCCGTAAACTATTTACCTGTAGGTAAACCTGCAGAGCAACTAGTAATGTATCATACAATGGTATATGATACCCAGAGAACTCAAGGACTGAAAAATGCCAATAATACAAAATACGAATTGGGATTTGACATCAAACTGCCTAAAAACAGGAAACTTAGCATTATAGCATATCAGGATAAAACAGGAAACGGATTCGGTCCATTGACAGAATACTACACTTACGCCTCGAATGTATATACAAAAGATAAGGGATTAATAACCTCTCCCGGGCAAGCAACAACAGTAGCATGGAACAATCCTGCAAGAATAGATACTGTTTTCTCAACTACCGGGAAAATAGGGAATACCAATGTATCTATAAATAAAGGAATAGAAATGGATTTAGATTTAGGAGAAATTCCTGCTATAAGAAGTGCTTTTTACCTGACAGGAGCATATATGCAGACTGAGGGATATTCAAATGGGCTTAATACATCTGATCCTTCAAACCTGCCATCTAAATATTCTATCTCTAATACAACTCCATTCAAGATTGTTTATCCTTCAGGAAGTTCAAAGGACATAAACAGAAGACTTAGCACTAATCTTAGAATGGTATGTAATATTCCTAGCCTTAGAATGGTAGCTTCTTTAGCAACGCAGGTTATTTGGTATACCTACACAAACACAACAAATCAGAAAATGGATCCAATAGGTTGGATTGATACTGATTTATCTTATCATGAAATAACAACTTCAATGCTTAATGATCCAAATTATACAATTAAAGAAGTGTTACTAAGCAAGCAACGACGGAATCCTAAAAACAATCCTGCAGCCAGTGAACCCGTATTATGGATGATGAGTGGAAGACTGACTAAAGAACTTGGCAAAAATTCAGGGTTCTCATTTTATGCAAATAATCTTTTCTACTATGAGCCTTTCAAAAGCAATAATCTGACAACGACATTGAGTCAAAGAAACGAAGGCTCATTCAGTTTTGGTGTAGAACTATTTTTTAATTTCTAA
- a CDS encoding DUF4876 domain-containing protein, whose translation MNKLLSLSIRLVISFLFIGMASCSTSDDVTKTLKFDVQVTMPTGFKSDAFYAKQTVNISKGSAVVYTATTDDKGVAHFENVIPDVYDISTSCEISGDNYVNMAEGDVENTAVLIAGSMLQQTVVTENPISLTTQMSLKQSLLVSKIYYAGCKDNLLKSYTADQYIEFFNNSDEDIYVDGLYFALTETESTAAFPASSNQDYVYVKQVFQFPGSGQQYKVAAGGTILVANSAIDHTASASSSVNLTSATFEAKDPKKVNNPSTPALNLTYTAYSTIPSMNLLAGGDATVVLFKTTEDVSKWETVYKPGATSGLLYKKVPTKTVIDGLECLKNKATTGPDANSKRLYNYIDAGYQFINAVSGYTGEVVTRAKDKEANGRVYLKDSNNSTNDFTVSATVKPGQYLTK comes from the coding sequence ATGAACAAATTATTAAGTTTATCAATTCGGTTAGTAATCTCATTCCTGTTTATAGGAATGGCTTCGTGTAGCACAAGTGATGATGTAACCAAGACTCTAAAATTCGATGTGCAAGTGACAATGCCAACTGGTTTTAAATCTGATGCATTTTATGCAAAACAGACAGTCAATATATCTAAAGGATCAGCAGTTGTTTATACAGCAACAACTGACGATAAAGGAGTTGCACACTTCGAAAATGTGATTCCGGATGTTTATGATATTTCTACTTCATGCGAGATTTCCGGCGATAATTATGTTAATATGGCAGAAGGAGATGTTGAAAATACAGCAGTCTTAATTGCAGGAAGCATGCTTCAACAAACAGTAGTTACAGAAAATCCAATATCTTTAACTACACAGATGAGTCTTAAACAGAGTTTATTGGTCAGTAAAATCTACTATGCAGGCTGCAAGGATAACTTACTCAAGAGCTATACAGCAGACCAATACATTGAATTTTTCAACAATTCGGATGAAGACATCTATGTAGATGGATTATATTTCGCTTTAACCGAAACAGAATCTACAGCAGCTTTCCCAGCTTCTTCAAATCAAGACTATGTATATGTAAAACAAGTATTTCAATTTCCGGGAAGTGGTCAACAATATAAAGTTGCAGCCGGGGGTACAATTCTAGTAGCAAATAGTGCTATAGATCATACAGCCTCAGCAAGTAGTTCAGTAAATCTTACTAGTGCAACTTTTGAAGCAAAAGATCCTAAAAAGGTAAACAATCCATCTACTCCTGCTCTGAATCTGACTTATACTGCATATTCTACAATTCCAAGTATGAATCTTCTGGCTGGTGGAGATGCAACTGTTGTGTTATTTAAAACAACAGAAGATGTTTCAAAATGGGAAACTGTTTATAAACCAGGTGCAACATCAGGATTATTATATAAGAAAGTGCCTACAAAAACTGTAATTGATGGTCTGGAATGTTTAAAGAATAAAGCTACAACAGGCCCTGATGCTAACTCTAAACGACTTTATAATTATATCGACGCAGGCTACCAGTTCATAAATGCTGTCAGCGGATATACAGGCGAAGTAGTGACTCGAGCAAAAGATAAAGAGGCAAACGGTCGTGTTTATTTGAAAGATTCAAATAACAGCACCAATGATTTTACTGTATCAGCAACAGTAAAGCCAGGACAATACCTGACTAAATAG
- a CDS encoding DUF6850 family outer membrane beta-barrel protein, which produces MFRNSYLLCLALLISMPSWGQYSSTSSLDKKEKRDLELVQQLWMNTQNAAGLSLMPIENGGISVMSVGRTSGSFNRVQEGNAENKLSFSSERFDRIGESIYIYGKFDFNMSRQFERSWSDVLETYNSDPYIYGSSIKGKYDYQKFNLFAKIGTKEIKRFTFGTQINYSVSDLSRLKDPRSRDCLADYSAIPSMTYRLNNTQIIGLNLKYRHRKEKTPSVMTVQTDPNLKYYTLTGMENADGKIGGYGSFKREFVNDIFGIGFDYNFKSKRFNSLNSVTFDTEDEKVWGTNKQSPGEYKEKIYAFSSYNTYKTKSLLHFFEISAKISDGKANEFRQELVSVTDTATGLISQHWNTLFTYNGRYNVTTNNILAHYRIYSLKQESKYNSYLGTTIQYYSFKNKYNLPQSSLEVKNLCGGIEGGMKLFGIKSHTLWFESQVSYLHVLDANMNLSNSTADYAKQVLIPDLEYYNSSCFKANASLQYVFPLKFKSSNNTGYIKMCGENIWAKSSKEKRSVFLSIGLYTD; this is translated from the coding sequence ATGTTCCGTAATTCATATTTATTGTGTCTTGCACTGCTTATATCAATGCCATCCTGGGGACAGTATAGTTCGACTTCTTCTCTTGATAAAAAAGAGAAACGAGATTTGGAGCTTGTTCAACAATTGTGGATGAATACTCAGAATGCTGCAGGACTTTCATTAATGCCTATTGAAAATGGAGGAATAAGTGTGATGAGTGTTGGAAGAACCTCAGGAAGCTTTAACCGTGTTCAGGAAGGTAATGCTGAAAACAAATTGTCATTCAGCTCGGAACGTTTTGATCGCATCGGAGAATCTATTTACATTTATGGAAAGTTCGATTTCAACATGAGCAGGCAGTTTGAACGTTCATGGTCCGATGTTCTTGAAACATATAACTCTGATCCTTACATATACGGAAGTTCAATAAAAGGTAAGTATGATTATCAAAAATTTAATCTATTTGCCAAAATAGGGACGAAAGAGATCAAACGATTCACTTTCGGAACTCAGATAAACTACTCGGTAAGTGATTTATCCCGTTTGAAAGACCCGCGTTCAAGAGACTGTCTGGCTGATTATTCAGCAATTCCCTCTATGACCTACCGTTTAAATAATACACAGATAATAGGCTTAAACCTGAAATACAGACACAGAAAAGAAAAAACGCCTAGTGTAATGACTGTTCAGACCGATCCAAATCTGAAATATTACACATTAACCGGAATGGAAAATGCTGATGGTAAAATTGGAGGATATGGCTCTTTCAAACGTGAATTTGTAAATGACATTTTTGGAATAGGATTTGATTATAATTTCAAGTCAAAGAGATTCAATTCTTTAAACTCAGTTACTTTCGATACTGAAGATGAGAAGGTTTGGGGAACAAACAAGCAATCTCCCGGAGAGTATAAAGAGAAAATCTATGCATTTTCTTCTTATAACACTTATAAAACAAAAAGCCTTCTGCACTTTTTTGAGATTTCAGCAAAAATATCTGACGGAAAAGCAAACGAATTTCGCCAGGAGTTAGTATCTGTAACAGACACAGCTACAGGCCTGATTTCGCAACATTGGAACACACTCTTTACATATAATGGTAGATACAATGTAACAACAAACAATATTCTTGCGCATTATCGTATATATTCACTTAAACAAGAAAGCAAATATAATTCTTATTTAGGTACCACTATTCAGTATTATTCATTCAAAAACAAATATAATCTTCCTCAATCATCTTTAGAGGTAAAGAATTTATGTGGAGGAATTGAAGGTGGCATGAAATTATTTGGCATAAAATCGCATACACTTTGGTTTGAATCACAAGTGTCTTATCTGCATGTGCTTGACGCTAATATGAATCTAAGTAATTCAACTGCTGATTATGCAAAACAAGTACTTATCCCGGATTTAGAGTATTACAATTCTTCTTGTTTTAAAGCAAATGCATCATTGCAATATGTATTTCCTTTAAAATTCAAAAGCTCTAATAACACAGGATATATAAAGATGTGTGGAGAAAATATCTGGGCCAAATCTTCAAAAGAGAAAAGATCTGTTTTTCTTTCAATAGGTCTTTATACAGACTAA
- a CDS encoding zinc-dependent metalloprotease gives MKRDFLLASRVAELSSTENRSNLVAGQQLYDPILVQFKEENNQLFLLKPDSKKICSPNDPFFGSFSRNNKTPIVEAFDIEQKTDSSVFVNITKFFTEDLPSVEPFNEKSKPGKALPKLNKILKIESFPLNIEVEVRNAYESTKEPFLIVLQKSLLLLPENPITGRFYDKRMGYDTVNKEIYSSTSREVEKEAFITRFNLYPKAKDIAAFNRGELVEPAKPIIFYVDPSFPKGWKKAIMKGIEDWQQAFEAIGFKKAIIAREYPNDPDFNPNDIRYNCFKLAVCNISNAMGVHWTDPRSGEIIQAEVLYYSNITKLLHKWYFLQTAAVNPLARKKVLDEETMEKLIRYSAAHEIGHCLGLTHNFRASFAYDTELLRDAEFTKKNGTTPSIMDYARFNYIAQPGDKGIYLLPPTLGVFDKFSIKIGYKPVPKTNTPNEELPTIRKWLLEKDGDPLFTFGRISNSSSDPSKQSADLGNNPEQSSKYGIKNLQFILSHLKEWMQDPNDNYELITELYGDILKENFEYLNNAVPMIGGVYSYNAVANGKFPLQSFVDKKRSIETIDFIISELLSEASWLNSSYIEGFAGPQAEELIKYQNKTVESLFSQTIFNNMYRYSNEKEMLHAEEYLSHLSSLIFSENNPDMFVRNIQETYLEKLKSLSQKKDSFYSCMLQPAVKKEINSVKQIISGKNGEWYMYLKQKM, from the coding sequence ATGAAAAGAGATTTTCTCTTAGCTTCAAGAGTTGCAGAATTAAGTTCTACAGAAAACCGTTCAAATCTGGTGGCTGGTCAGCAATTGTATGACCCCATATTGGTTCAATTCAAGGAAGAGAACAACCAACTCTTTTTGCTAAAACCTGATAGCAAAAAGATATGTTCGCCTAATGATCCGTTCTTTGGTTCTTTTTCGAGAAATAATAAGACACCAATAGTTGAAGCATTTGATATTGAGCAAAAAACAGATTCGTCAGTATTCGTGAATATCACAAAGTTCTTCACAGAAGATTTGCCATCAGTAGAACCTTTTAACGAGAAATCAAAGCCGGGTAAAGCTCTTCCTAAATTGAATAAAATATTGAAGATTGAGTCTTTCCCCTTGAATATAGAAGTAGAGGTGAGGAATGCTTATGAATCAACAAAAGAGCCATTTCTTATTGTATTACAAAAATCATTGCTTTTATTGCCAGAAAATCCTATAACAGGAAGATTCTATGATAAAAGGATGGGATATGATACCGTAAACAAGGAGATATATTCTTCAACTTCCCGTGAAGTAGAAAAAGAAGCTTTTATTACCCGGTTCAACCTCTATCCAAAAGCAAAAGACATTGCAGCTTTTAATCGTGGAGAACTTGTTGAACCAGCAAAACCCATTATCTTTTATGTAGACCCCAGTTTCCCGAAAGGATGGAAGAAGGCTATAATGAAAGGTATTGAAGACTGGCAACAGGCTTTTGAAGCAATTGGTTTTAAAAAAGCCATTATAGCCCGGGAATACCCAAATGATCCTGATTTTAATCCAAACGATATCCGTTACAACTGTTTTAAACTTGCAGTTTGTAACATATCTAATGCAATGGGAGTACATTGGACAGATCCCCGTTCGGGAGAAATAATTCAAGCTGAGGTTTTGTATTATAGCAACATCACCAAATTACTTCACAAATGGTATTTCTTGCAGACTGCAGCAGTAAATCCGTTGGCAAGAAAGAAAGTATTAGATGAAGAAACAATGGAAAAACTGATTCGCTATTCAGCTGCGCATGAAATTGGCCATTGTCTGGGACTTACTCATAACTTCAGAGCATCATTTGCATACGATACAGAGCTACTAAGAGATGCTGAGTTTACAAAGAAGAACGGCACAACTCCTTCGATAATGGATTATGCAAGATTTAACTATATTGCACAACCTGGTGACAAAGGTATTTATTTACTGCCTCCCACTTTAGGCGTTTTTGATAAGTTTTCTATCAAAATAGGCTATAAACCTGTTCCAAAAACAAATACTCCGAATGAAGAGTTACCTACCATTCGTAAATGGTTGCTTGAAAAAGATGGTGATCCTTTGTTTACTTTCGGACGTATAAGCAATTCTTCATCCGATCCGTCAAAACAATCAGCTGATTTAGGAAACAATCCTGAACAATCATCAAAATATGGCATTAAAAACCTTCAGTTCATACTTTCTCACTTGAAAGAATGGATGCAGGATCCAAACGATAATTATGAATTGATCACAGAACTCTACGGAGATATCTTAAAAGAGAACTTTGAATATCTGAACAATGCCGTTCCAATGATTGGAGGCGTATATTCTTATAATGCTGTTGCAAATGGCAAATTTCCTTTGCAATCATTTGTGGATAAGAAAAGAAGTATCGAAACCATCGATTTCATAATTTCAGAATTATTATCTGAGGCTTCCTGGCTAAACAGCTCATATATAGAGGGATTTGCTGGTCCTCAGGCTGAGGAACTTATCAAGTATCAGAATAAAACAGTTGAAAGTTTGTTTAGCCAAACAATCTTTAATAATATGTACCGATACAGCAATGAAAAAGAGATGCTACACGCAGAAGAATATTTATCTCACCTTTCTTCATTGATCTTTTCAGAGAATAATCCGGATATGTTTGTGAGAAATATTCAGGAAACATATCTTGAGAAACTAAAATCTTTATCTCAGAAAAAAGATAGTTTTTATTCGTGCATGCTGCAACCTGCAGTTAAGAAGGAAATTAATAGTGTAAAGCAAATTATCTCCGGTAAGAATGGGGAATGGTACATGTATTTAAAACAAAAAATGTAA